A region of Moorena producens PAL-8-15-08-1 DNA encodes the following proteins:
- a CDS encoding cytochrome c oxidase subunit 3: protein MNPTEIDPSLTSGVIPSQTHTSDGTAEHSHDEAGNSMFGFIIFLLSESVIFLSFFAGYIVYKTTTADWLPAGVTGLEIKEPAINTVVLVSSSFVIYIAERYLHVNNLWGFRAFWLLTMAMGSYFLYGQAVEWGSLPFGFTDGVFGGTFYLLTGFHGLHVLTGVLLQLIMLGRSFIPGNYDNGEFGVAATSLFWHFVDVIWIILFVLIYIWQ from the coding sequence ATGAACCCAACTGAAATCGATCCATCACTCACCTCTGGTGTAATACCCAGTCAGACCCATACCTCTGATGGGACGGCAGAACATAGCCATGATGAAGCAGGCAACAGCATGTTTGGCTTCATCATTTTCTTGCTTTCGGAAAGTGTTATCTTCCTGAGCTTCTTTGCTGGATACATTGTTTACAAGACTACCACAGCCGACTGGCTCCCTGCCGGTGTCACAGGGCTAGAGATCAAAGAGCCAGCTATTAATACTGTAGTGCTGGTGTCTAGTAGTTTCGTAATTTATATTGCCGAACGATATCTCCATGTCAACAATCTGTGGGGCTTTCGGGCATTTTGGCTCCTGACCATGGCAATGGGGAGCTACTTTTTATATGGTCAGGCAGTGGAATGGGGCAGTCTCCCCTTTGGATTTACCGATGGGGTATTTGGCGGCACCTTTTATTTGCTTACCGGGTTTCATGGTTTGCACGTGCTGACAGGAGTCTTGCTGCAATTGATTATGCTGGGACGCTCCTTCATTCCCGGTAACTACGACAACGGTGAGTTTGGGGTTGCTGCCACTTCCCTGTTCTGGCATTTTGTCGATGTGATCTGGATTATTTTGTTTGTGCTGATTTACATCTGGCAGTAG
- a CDS encoding IS701 family transposase, protein MDVELQILKHSARDAQPTVSVIDQYCEAYKDLFSEVRSYECFKYLHLGIISPIKRKSLPEIAKVVGIKSAQSLHHFLANSPWSATELKSRRLSRMLKALNSEKITVIIDETGDRKKGKKTDYVARQYLGSIGKVDNGIVSVNAYGVYQNITFPLVGKIFKPRGTLKWEDKYKTKIELASEILEELVEEGLNIERVLADSLYGESSQFIRTLEKTKLSYVVAIRSNHGVWMPSEQRVRANKWCKFTRTFSNQKSETRYIREIVYGKKRAITYWEITTDPKTMPENGTSFVMTNLKGNLKKILGDLYGLRTWVEYAFRQCKQELGWTDYRFTKFKDIEKWWEIIFCVYTMISLNSPAFLSLNKSTEVANKVKDADDIQVSNHQQWNHKGGWKNVLNNFRLLIQPIMMLWIIFPWLDILPNSKLLLGLNQLISEINQYQFFFNSG, encoded by the coding sequence ATGGATGTAGAGTTACAGATTCTCAAACATAGTGCCAGAGATGCACAACCAACAGTTTCGGTTATTGATCAATATTGTGAGGCTTATAAAGACCTGTTTTCAGAAGTAAGAAGTTATGAATGTTTCAAATATTTACATTTAGGAATAATCTCACCGATAAAGAGAAAGTCGCTACCAGAAATAGCTAAGGTAGTAGGCATAAAATCTGCTCAGTCACTCCATCATTTTTTAGCCAATTCTCCTTGGTCAGCGACTGAATTAAAATCCCGAAGATTAAGTCGGATGCTCAAAGCATTAAACTCGGAAAAAATCACGGTAATAATTGATGAAACCGGGGATAGAAAGAAAGGGAAAAAAACGGACTATGTAGCAAGGCAATATCTAGGAAGTATCGGAAAAGTAGATAATGGAATAGTGTCAGTTAATGCTTACGGGGTGTATCAAAATATAACATTTCCATTGGTAGGCAAAATCTTCAAACCAAGAGGAACATTAAAATGGGAAGATAAGTACAAAACTAAAATAGAGTTAGCCTCAGAAATCCTAGAAGAATTAGTAGAAGAAGGATTAAATATAGAACGAGTATTAGCGGATAGTCTGTATGGTGAAAGTAGCCAGTTTATTAGAACATTAGAGAAAACTAAATTGTCTTATGTAGTAGCAATTAGGAGTAATCATGGAGTCTGGATGCCAAGTGAACAGAGGGTTAGAGCGAATAAGTGGTGTAAATTTACCAGAACATTTAGTAATCAAAAATCCGAAACTAGATACATTAGAGAAATAGTATATGGAAAAAAGAGAGCCATAACTTACTGGGAAATAACCACAGACCCAAAAACTATGCCAGAGAATGGAACATCTTTTGTGATGACTAATTTGAAAGGTAATCTCAAGAAAATCTTGGGAGATTTGTATGGATTAAGAACATGGGTAGAGTATGCTTTTCGTCAGTGTAAACAAGAATTAGGATGGACAGATTACCGTTTTACTAAGTTTAAGGATATCGAAAAATGGTGGGAAATAATTTTTTGTGTGTACACCATGATTAGTTTAAATTCTCCAGCTTTTTTATCTTTAAATAAATCGACAGAAGTAGCCAATAAGGTGAAAGATGCTGATGATATCCAGGTGAGTAATCATCAACAATGGAATCATAAAGGTGGATGGAAGAATGTGTTAAACAATTTTCGTTTACTGATTCAACCAATTATGATGTTATGGATTATTTTTCCCTGGTTAGATATTTTGCCTAATAGTAAATTATTGCTGGGATTGAATCAGCTAATTAGTGAAATTAATCAATATCAATTCTTTTTTAATTCTGGATAA
- a CDS encoding DNA adenine methylase: MTVKQRSDYTFKYNKKLGRHGWLRLTPAYSVKLVEEIIDNIPENAFILDPFSGTATTGIVAAEHGFYSHCFDINPFLIWLGNAKCRNYTKTELKKLQIGVKKALIESKYYLKKDNWLPKIHNITRWWSVDTLKIIAALRQVLVNEFGEPKDNNVSSLAWISFCRLVIETSSAAFNHVSMSFHDQVTTFEVEQIESLYLEILDAIVESASEALPGSASVHSVDSREPVSIEEVKYSHVVTSPPYPNRISYIRELRPYMYWTKFLDTAREAGELDWKAIGGTWGIATSRLQNWQSNSIELPELIRLVVSEILETEEKNTLLMANYVYKYFHDMHLHFHNLKSILNKGAVLSYIVGNSSFYGVQVHTEKLLEDSLNYLGFTNVGSKAIRKRNSKKELFEYCVYATWK; encoded by the coding sequence ATGACGGTTAAGCAACGTTCGGATTACACCTTCAAATACAACAAGAAACTTGGTAGACATGGATGGTTGCGGCTAACCCCCGCTTATTCCGTCAAGCTAGTAGAAGAAATTATTGATAACATCCCTGAAAATGCTTTCATCCTTGACCCGTTTTCAGGAACAGCAACAACTGGTATTGTGGCGGCTGAACATGGTTTTTATTCACACTGTTTTGATATAAACCCCTTCTTGATATGGTTAGGTAATGCTAAATGCCGTAACTACACAAAAACGGAACTTAAAAAGCTACAAATAGGGGTTAAAAAAGCGCTGATAGAATCCAAATATTATCTTAAGAAAGATAACTGGTTGCCAAAAATACATAACATTACAAGGTGGTGGTCCGTAGATACATTAAAAATTATAGCTGCACTTCGTCAGGTGCTTGTTAACGAGTTTGGCGAACCGAAAGACAACAATGTTTCTTCTCTGGCATGGATTTCTTTTTGCCGGTTGGTTATTGAAACATCTTCCGCAGCATTCAATCATGTGTCCATGTCATTTCACGATCAAGTGACAACCTTTGAGGTAGAACAGATTGAATCTCTGTATTTAGAAATCTTGGATGCGATCGTTGAAAGTGCCAGTGAAGCACTTCCCGGTTCCGCATCGGTTCACTCCGTAGATTCACGGGAACCTGTTTCTATTGAAGAAGTGAAGTATTCCCACGTTGTTACCTCCCCACCTTACCCAAACCGGATCAGCTATATTCGAGAACTTCGTCCTTATATGTACTGGACAAAGTTTCTTGATACTGCCCGTGAAGCTGGTGAACTTGATTGGAAAGCGATCGGAGGCACATGGGGAATTGCTACCAGCAGACTTCAGAACTGGCAATCAAACAGTATTGAATTGCCGGAACTTATAAGGCTAGTAGTTTCCGAAATCCTTGAGACTGAAGAAAAGAATACCTTGTTGATGGCCAATTATGTCTATAAGTATTTTCATGATATGCACTTACATTTTCATAATCTAAAAAGTATACTGAATAAAGGTGCTGTACTGTCGTATATTGTGGGCAATTCTAGTTTCTACGGTGTTCAGGTACACACGGAAAAACTACTTGAAGATTCGCTAAATTACCTTGGGTTCACAAACGTGGGTAGCAAGGCGATCAGGAAACGTAACAGTAAGAAGGAACTGTTTGAATACTGCGTTTATGCCACATGGAAGTAA
- a CDS encoding helix-turn-helix domain-containing protein: MFNLTYEFKLKPTKQQSKIFEDWLEQCRKVYNYGLAERKDWYKSRSCQINACSVRSEYIIPTNACASYLCQSVSWVNCC, encoded by the coding sequence GTGTTTAATCTCACCTACGAGTTCAAGCTAAAACCGACCAAACAACAATCAAAAATATTTGAAGACTGGTTGGAGCAATGCCGCAAGGTCTATAATTATGGATTAGCTGAGCGCAAGGATTGGTATAAGTCTCGTAGCTGTCAGATTAACGCTTGCTCTGTCCGTAGTGAGTACATTATTCCAACAAATGCGTGCGCGTCCTACTTATGCCAGTCAGTGTCGTGGGTTAACTGCTGCTAG
- a CDS encoding AAA family ATPase, with translation MNNTSHKLASYVDSLRPIIYINHFDFHSTDLLIKEIATTAKVYEYNDAGGHVDFDTKNSKSNFDLETFLSAFDNNETGESFLVLKDIHFYLDNPKVIALLKSIALKTLYKENFYTTSFIVASKLIIPAELDKFITVFEVPIPNLNQIRGIIKQFLQDLQFDMTDNVIEELSLSFKGLSKFEIIQSLNLAYQQGGCIDKNDKHLIIQEKKQIIKKSGTLEILNFKETLDDVGGLDNLKSWLTKKANIFKNLDQAIKFGVDIPKGMMLIGMPGCGKSLVAKATSHLFEVPLLRLDIGKLLGKYVGESEENLSRAIKIAEAVSPCILWIDEIEKAFAGIGESGGASDITTRLFGNILTWIQEKENTVFIVATSNDIAKLPAEFLRKGRFDELFFVDFPNGDERKKIFEIHLKRRNKWNRMIDIISLLKETEGYSGADIEAVVKETIENVFLDPEKDTVTTDDLLAVIKTTKCLSESLKDKIDKIRKSLSKMNVKPASEIKKVKPGSKKK, from the coding sequence ATGAACAATACAAGTCATAAACTCGCCTCCTATGTTGATTCCTTAAGACCAATCATTTATATCAATCATTTTGATTTCCATTCTACTGATTTGCTGATTAAGGAGATTGCTACAACAGCTAAGGTTTATGAATATAATGATGCTGGTGGTCATGTTGATTTTGATACCAAAAATTCTAAATCTAACTTTGACTTAGAAACCTTCTTGTCAGCTTTTGATAATAATGAAACTGGAGAGAGTTTTCTGGTACTCAAGGATATTCACTTTTATTTAGATAATCCCAAAGTCATTGCTCTGCTCAAATCAATTGCCCTCAAGACCCTATACAAGGAGAATTTTTATACCACTAGTTTTATTGTTGCTAGTAAATTAATTATTCCGGCTGAACTTGATAAATTTATTACGGTCTTTGAAGTCCCTATTCCCAATCTTAATCAAATTAGAGGAATAATTAAACAATTTTTGCAGGATTTACAATTTGATATGACTGACAATGTCATTGAAGAATTATCCTTATCCTTTAAAGGATTAAGTAAATTTGAAATTATCCAGAGTTTAAACCTAGCCTATCAACAGGGTGGCTGTATAGACAAAAATGATAAGCACCTAATCATCCAAGAAAAAAAACAAATTATCAAAAAATCTGGCACCCTTGAAATTCTTAATTTCAAAGAAACACTAGATGATGTTGGAGGGCTTGATAATCTCAAGTCCTGGCTGACTAAAAAAGCTAACATATTCAAAAATCTGGACCAAGCTATCAAATTTGGAGTGGATATACCTAAAGGTATGATGCTAATTGGGATGCCTGGGTGTGGCAAAAGTTTAGTCGCCAAAGCTACTTCTCATCTGTTTGAAGTTCCTTTACTGCGGCTAGATATTGGTAAACTACTTGGTAAGTATGTGGGAGAGAGTGAAGAAAACTTAAGTCGGGCAATTAAAATAGCTGAGGCGGTTAGTCCTTGTATTTTATGGATAGATGAAATTGAAAAAGCCTTTGCTGGCATTGGCGAAAGTGGAGGCGCAAGTGATATCACAACCAGATTATTTGGTAATATTTTAACTTGGATTCAAGAGAAAGAAAACACTGTCTTCATTGTGGCTACCTCTAATGATATTGCCAAACTTCCGGCTGAATTTCTCAGAAAAGGAAGATTTGATGAACTGTTCTTTGTAGATTTTCCTAATGGGGATGAGCGCAAAAAAATATTTGAAATCCATCTAAAAAGGAGAAATAAATGGAATAGGATGATTGATATAATTAGCTTGCTAAAAGAAACCGAGGGTTATAGTGGTGCTGACATTGAAGCTGTTGTTAAAGAAACCATAGAAAATGTTTTCCTTGATCCAGAAAAAGATACAGTAACAACAGATGATTTGCTTGCTGTCATTAAAACCACCAAATGTCTTTCAGAATCTCTCAAAGATAAAATAGATAAAATCAGAAAGTCTTTATCTAAGATGAATGTCAAGCCAGCAAGTGAGATTAAGAAAGTCAAGCCAGGAAGTAAAAAAAAATAA
- a CDS encoding GMC oxidoreductase: MIIDDQYYDLIIIGTGAGGGTLAYKLAPTGKKILILERGDFMPLEEQNRSNVDIFKRERYHAPEIWYDTAEEPFFPQMNYAIGGNTKIYGAALLRLRERDFEKVQHQEGVSPEWCLKYSDFEPYYTEAEQLYKVHGQATSDPTEPFHSQDYPFEAIPQEPQIAEIYNAIAQQGLHPSYLPLGLTRQDDDPTNDSEVSGIVPALKHPNVTLKTNAKVVCLHTNPSGLAVKGVEAEIAGQSYLFMGEIVVVACGAVNSAALLLHSANDRHPQGLANSSGQVGRNLMKSLMTAVVQLSTKPNSGAFQRSIYLNDFYWGDPDFPYPMGHIQNSGGLLTDIIFAEAPPLLSVLAKFMPGFGLKQLATRSIGWWVQTEDLPDPNNRVRIDGNKLYIDYTPNNIEAHDRLIYRLTEVLKVIEKRLDSFQSGKIYPRGEVPIQVMANQCGTCRFGDDPATTVLNRNCRSHDVENLYVVDGSFFPSNASVSPALTIIANALRVGDHLIERFG, translated from the coding sequence ATGATTATCGACGACCAATACTACGACTTGATTATTATCGGCACAGGGGCTGGTGGTGGAACGTTAGCCTATAAACTTGCGCCAACGGGGAAGAAAATTCTGATCCTAGAACGAGGCGATTTTATGCCTCTAGAAGAGCAAAATCGCAGTAATGTCGATATTTTTAAGCGAGAACGCTATCACGCTCCTGAAATTTGGTATGACACTGCTGAAGAACCCTTTTTCCCCCAAATGAATTACGCTATCGGTGGCAATACTAAAATCTATGGTGCAGCATTGCTACGACTGCGGGAGCGGGATTTTGAAAAAGTGCAACATCAAGAGGGAGTGTCGCCGGAGTGGTGTTTGAAATATTCCGACTTTGAACCCTACTACACTGAAGCGGAACAGCTTTATAAAGTTCACGGTCAGGCAACCAGCGATCCCACCGAGCCATTTCATAGTCAAGACTATCCCTTTGAAGCAATCCCCCAAGAGCCTCAAATTGCGGAAATTTACAATGCGATCGCTCAGCAAGGTCTGCATCCATCTTACCTACCGTTAGGACTGACGCGCCAAGACGACGACCCAACCAATGATTCCGAGGTCAGCGGAATTGTGCCAGCTTTGAAACATCCGAACGTGACCTTAAAAACCAATGCCAAGGTAGTCTGTTTGCACACTAACCCCTCAGGTTTAGCAGTCAAAGGGGTCGAAGCCGAAATTGCCGGACAATCCTACCTGTTTATGGGGGAGATTGTCGTGGTTGCTTGTGGTGCCGTGAATTCAGCAGCATTGCTATTACACTCTGCCAATGATCGACACCCCCAAGGACTTGCCAACAGTTCAGGGCAAGTGGGACGGAATTTGATGAAAAGCCTAATGACTGCTGTAGTGCAACTGAGCACTAAGCCCAATTCAGGTGCTTTTCAAAGAAGTATTTATCTCAATGATTTTTATTGGGGTGATCCCGATTTTCCTTACCCAATGGGTCACATTCAAAATTCCGGTGGATTGCTCACAGATATTATTTTTGCTGAAGCACCACCACTGTTATCGGTTCTGGCAAAATTTATGCCAGGATTTGGACTGAAGCAGTTAGCTACTCGTTCCATTGGCTGGTGGGTGCAGACGGAGGATTTGCCCGATCCCAATAATCGAGTACGAATTGATGGAAACAAGTTGTATATTGACTACACTCCCAATAATATCGAAGCCCACGATCGCCTGATTTATCGCTTGACTGAGGTACTAAAAGTTATTGAAAAACGTCTGGATAGTTTTCAGAGCGGTAAAATATATCCTCGTGGAGAAGTGCCGATTCAGGTAATGGCAAACCAGTGTGGCACCTGCCGTTTTGGAGACGATCCTGCTACTACTGTACTCAATCGCAACTGTCGCAGTCATGATGTGGAAAACCTTTACGTAGTCGATGGCAGTTTCTTTCCATCCAATGCCAGTGTTAGCCCAGCGTTAACCATTATTGCCAATGCTCTGCGGGTGGGGGATCATCTGATTGAACGGTTTGGGTAA
- a CDS encoding serine/threonine-protein kinase codes for MSYCLNPTCTQAQNPQHADFCQACSSKLLLLDRYRVIKPLGQGGFGATFLATDQSLPGKPTCVIKQLRPSAKSSEISPMARDLFEREARTLGEIGNHPQLPRLLDYFEDNQQFYLVQEYISGLTLQQQVRRSGSFSEEGVKQFLSEILPLVQYIHQKKVIHRDIKPANIIRREQDRKLVLIDFGAVKNRQTNPSNSSDTVLTNYAIGTPGFAPPEQMALRPVYASDIYAVGVTCLYLLTGKSPKDLDYNPSTGEIVWQTIVSVSDHFAKVLRKMLESSVRYRYQCSEDILRALDLEPYLESLNKSLVSKPLDDANSDFNSGDLAPGNGYSSPSSLQSRRMAEKIREFRERRGLSNGRRSERRNGGGFTSYRDSTALNGSRITTTGKSKGNAKLDAETLLKAYHSGRRDFAAKDLRGLNLNNAQLSGIIFRQGKLLNISLKGADLSTANFGEANLHQADLRNANLGRAFLKKAILTGADLRGANLSYAHLENANLRGANLCGANLSNAKVTQEQLTQAKTNWTTVLPTGKRGFW; via the coding sequence ATGAGCTACTGTCTAAATCCTACCTGCACTCAGGCACAAAACCCACAACACGCCGACTTTTGTCAGGCGTGCAGTTCTAAATTATTATTACTTGACCGCTATCGTGTGATCAAACCACTCGGTCAAGGCGGATTTGGAGCAACTTTCTTAGCAACAGATCAATCCTTGCCTGGTAAGCCGACCTGTGTAATCAAACAACTCCGCCCAAGCGCCAAAAGCTCAGAGATTTCACCGATGGCAAGGGATCTGTTTGAGCGAGAAGCCCGAACCTTGGGAGAAATTGGGAATCATCCCCAATTGCCACGGTTATTAGATTACTTTGAAGACAATCAGCAGTTTTATCTGGTTCAGGAATACATTAGCGGTTTGACACTGCAACAGCAAGTCAGACGGTCTGGTTCCTTCTCGGAAGAAGGAGTTAAACAATTTCTCAGTGAAATTCTACCACTGGTGCAATATATTCATCAGAAAAAAGTAATTCACCGGGACATTAAACCAGCCAATATAATTCGTCGTGAGCAAGACCGAAAATTGGTATTGATTGATTTTGGTGCTGTGAAAAACCGCCAAACCAATCCCTCCAACTCCTCAGACACAGTATTGACCAACTATGCCATTGGAACTCCAGGCTTTGCTCCTCCTGAGCAAATGGCATTGCGACCTGTTTATGCTAGCGATATCTATGCAGTGGGGGTTACTTGCCTTTATTTGTTGACGGGTAAATCTCCCAAAGACCTCGATTATAATCCTTCAACCGGAGAAATAGTTTGGCAGACTATTGTCAGCGTTAGTGACCACTTTGCTAAGGTTTTAAGAAAAATGCTGGAGTCTTCTGTCCGTTATCGCTATCAGTGCTCAGAAGACATCCTGAGAGCTCTTGACCTAGAGCCATATCTGGAGAGTTTAAACAAAAGTTTAGTGTCAAAACCCCTTGATGACGCTAATTCTGACTTCAATTCAGGGGATTTGGCTCCTGGGAATGGTTATTCATCCCCCTCGTCACTTCAATCCCGAAGAATGGCAGAGAAAATTAGAGAATTCCGGGAGCGTCGGGGATTGAGCAATGGTCGAAGATCAGAACGTAGAAACGGTGGAGGTTTTACCAGTTACAGGGATTCTACAGCTTTGAACGGTAGTAGGATTACCACCACAGGCAAGTCGAAGGGTAATGCCAAGTTGGATGCGGAAACGTTATTAAAAGCTTATCACTCTGGCAGAAGAGACTTTGCTGCTAAAGATTTGAGGGGACTTAACCTTAATAATGCTCAGCTATCTGGGATAATTTTCCGCCAGGGAAAACTGTTAAATATTAGTTTGAAGGGAGCGGATTTATCCACTGCTAATTTTGGTGAAGCGAATCTCCATCAAGCGGACTTACGTAATGCCAATTTGGGCCGTGCTTTCCTGAAGAAAGCTATTTTGACCGGAGCAGACTTGCGTGGGGCAAATCTTAGTTATGCTCATCTCGAAAATGCTAATCTGCGGGGAGCCAATTTGTGTGGAGCCAATCTTTCTAATGCTAAAGTTACTCAAGAACAGTTGACCCAAGCTAAGACTAATTGGACAACAGTACTCCCTACTGGGAAGCGGGGGTTTTGGTAA
- a CDS encoding transposase, translated as MRARPTYASQCRGLTAARKTIEQLRAVQVHVLQQTLKRLEKAFVSMWEQGHGFPRFKKHGQMRSFVFPQLGVKPLEPGRVKLPKIGWVKLRQSREIPGLARVKQARVIKRSSGWYVMLTLAWDVNIPQVMPHGEALGIDVGISHFVAVSNGALFPNPRPFKRLERKLKLLQRRVSRKRIGSGNRRKAQKKVSKLHERIANIRKNYYWELAHNLCDWAGMIFVVGEACPKDIDLNLKGLARGMLGKHCLDAGWGQFFQVLEQCCFKRGVYFQKVDSKKTSQVCPNCLTETGKKTLAERVHRCENCGYTTDRDVAAAQVVLLRGLAAVGHTVKMLSEGKFVGIPMKKESSSF; from the coding sequence ATGCGTGCGCGTCCTACTTATGCCAGTCAGTGTCGTGGGTTAACTGCTGCTAGGAAAACTATTGAACAATTAAGAGCTGTTCAAGTTCATGTTTTACAGCAAACACTAAAAAGACTAGAAAAAGCTTTTGTTAGTATGTGGGAGCAAGGCCATGGTTTTCCTCGGTTTAAGAAGCACGGACAAATGCGGTCTTTTGTTTTTCCCCAACTAGGTGTTAAACCCCTCGAACCTGGCAGAGTAAAACTACCCAAGATTGGCTGGGTGAAGTTGAGACAATCACGGGAGATACCTGGCTTAGCTAGAGTCAAGCAAGCTAGAGTGATTAAACGATCCTCGGGTTGGTATGTAATGCTCACGTTAGCGTGGGACGTAAATATTCCCCAAGTTATGCCTCACGGAGAAGCATTGGGGATTGATGTGGGAATTTCGCATTTTGTTGCTGTCAGCAACGGTGCTCTGTTTCCTAATCCGCGCCCTTTCAAACGCCTCGAACGCAAGCTTAAATTGCTGCAAAGGAGGGTAAGTAGGAAACGGATTGGAAGTGGAAACCGTCGCAAAGCACAAAAGAAAGTCAGCAAGTTACACGAACGAATCGCTAACATCAGAAAAAATTACTATTGGGAATTAGCTCATAATCTCTGCGATTGGGCTGGGATGATCTTTGTTGTTGGCGAAGCCTGTCCGAAGGACATAGATCTAAATCTCAAAGGCTTGGCTAGAGGGATGTTGGGTAAGCACTGCCTAGATGCAGGATGGGGACAGTTTTTCCAGGTATTAGAGCAATGCTGTTTTAAGCGTGGCGTTTATTTCCAAAAAGTAGACTCTAAAAAGACTAGTCAAGTCTGCCCCAATTGCTTAACTGAAACTGGCAAAAAGACGTTAGCTGAGCGTGTACATCGTTGTGAAAATTGCGGCTACACAACCGATAGAGATGTGGCAGCTGCTCAAGTAGTCCTTCTACGTGGACTTGCAGCCGTGGGACACACGGTCAAGATGCTTTCCGAGGGCAAGTTTGTTGGAATCCCTATGAAGAAAGAATCCTCGTCCTTCTAG
- a CDS encoding DUF29 family protein: MLYETDIIQWVEQQVSLIKAQRYSEVDWVNLLEEIEDLGKRERDRFLSSIRLTIQHLLKWEYQPEKRSRFWEITIKRERNNLKRYLRDTPSLKRYWADLSKVYCDARADAANETGISDWDFPDNCPYSPEQIQSDWFPPIGGKTMNTQTTYREIIKQVILKYAQFRPSHGDIRLDPIFDETREHYGLMQVGWSQGKRIRVNLIYITLKNTKIYIEYDGIETGITTDLINAGIPKKNIVLAFCPPEMRQQTEFAVN, from the coding sequence ATGCTCTATGAAACTGACATCATCCAATGGGTTGAACAACAAGTTTCCCTGATCAAAGCACAACGATATAGTGAAGTAGACTGGGTTAATCTCCTAGAAGAGATTGAAGACTTGGGTAAACGAGAGCGAGACCGCTTTTTATCCTCGATTCGTTTAACGATTCAACATCTGTTGAAATGGGAATATCAACCTGAAAAACGGTCTAGGTTTTGGGAAATCACCATCAAACGAGAGCGCAATAACCTTAAACGCTATCTCAGAGATACTCCTAGTTTAAAGCGATACTGGGCAGATTTATCAAAAGTTTATTGTGATGCGAGAGCCGATGCTGCCAATGAAACCGGAATTTCCGATTGGGACTTTCCTGACAACTGTCCCTATTCCCCTGAGCAAATCCAATCGGATTGGTTTCCTCCAATTGGAGGTAAAACAATGAATACCCAAACGACCTATCGAGAAATAATAAAACAAGTTATTTTAAAATACGCTCAATTTCGTCCCTCTCATGGAGACATCCGACTTGATCCCATTTTTGACGAAACACGAGAGCACTATGGATTAATGCAGGTAGGATGGTCACAGGGAAAAAGAATCAGAGTAAACCTAATATATATTACTCTAAAAAATACTAAAATTTATATTGAATATGATGGAATAGAAACGGGTATCACTACTGATTTAATTAATGCTGGCATTCCTAAAAAAAATATTGTTTTAGCTTTCTGTCCTCCCGAAATGCGTCAGCAAACTGAATTTGCTGTCAATTAA